DNA from Synergistota bacterium:
TGTAAAGTGGTTCTTAACTTCTAAATTTTTAGTTATAATGTCTTTGGGGGGTAACCTGATCATGAATGAGGTAGGTAAGCTTCTTATTGAGTTTCAGAAAGATGAGATAACTCAAAGTTTGCTTTATGAAAGGATAGCGAAGAGCTTAAAGGATGAAAATAAAAAGATCTTAGAGAATATGGCTTTGGATGAAAGGGATCATTATGAAAGGTTGAAGAAGTATACAGGGAGAGATGTTTTTCCACAAAAGTATAAGTTGTTAAAGTTTTTCTTACTTTGGAAAGTTTTTGGATTAACTTTTGTTATAAAGCTTATGGAAAAAGGGGAAGAAAGAGCAAGAGAAGGTTATAGAAAAATTCTTTCTTATATTCCAGAGATAAATAAGATTTTTCACGATGAGGAAAAACATGAAAAAGAGCTCACAAATATGATTGATGAGAAAAGACTTAAATATGTTAGTTCTATGATTTTGGGTGTGAGTGATGCTATTGTAGAGCTTACAGGAGCCGTTGCGGGTTTAACTTTTGCCTTTCAGAATTCTGAGCTTGTTGGAGCAGCAGGGATGATAACAGGTATAGCTGCGTCTTTGTCGATGTCTGTATCTGAATATCTTTCCCAAAAAAGTGAGTTAGAGGAAGGGAAGAGCCCAATTAGTGCAGCTGTTTATACTGGTTTTGCTTATATAATTGCTGTTTTCTTCCTTGTTATACCCTTTTTTATTTTTGAGAAAGTATTTTTAGCTTTAGGGTTATCTTTGCTTAACGCTCTTCTTATAATAGCCCTTTTTTGTTTTTTTGTTTCGGTAGTTAAAGAAGAGGCTTTTAAAAGGAATTTTTTTGAAATGGCATTATTGAGTTTTTCTGTGGCTGGTGTTTCCTTTGTTATAGGAGCGCTTGCTAGAAAATTTTTGGGTATAGAGATATGAAGATTGAGATAAATGATTTTACAGAAGGTAAGATTGTAAGTCACCTTATTCTTTTTTCCTTTCCTTTAATATGGGGGAATTTCCTTCAAGTTTTTTATAACGCTGTGGATAGCTTTTGGGTTGGTAAATTTCTGGGCCCCCGAGCATTGGCTGCTGTTTCTGTAAGTTTTCCTTTGATATTTGCGCTTGTTTCTTTAATGATGGGGATAAGCTCAGCTACTACAACGCTTGTTTCTCAGTATTTTGGAGCAAAAAAGGATGAAGATCTTAATAAAACTATCTTTAGTTCCCTCTTTTTGTCAGTAGCTATAGGAGTTTTAATAACGATTTTAGGAATGATTTTTAAAAGATCCCTGCTCAACATTGTAAATGTTCCTTGGGATGTATTTTCTCTTGCAGATGTTTACTTTAGTATATGTCTTTTAGGGTTTATTCCCTCTTTTTTATATAACATAGCAAGTGCAGTGCTTATGGGACTTGGTGATTCTAGGACTCCAGTTAAAATCCTTGGGTATTCGACGCTTCTTAATATAGTCTTGGATCCTGTGTTTATATTTGGTTTGGGTCCAATACCTCCTATGGGAATTAAGGGAGCGGCGATTGCAACAGTTATTTCTCAGGCATTTTCGGCATTTTTGTGTGTTAGCTGTATTATTAAAGAAAAAGTTTTAGGGCTTGGCGGTGATTCGAAAGTTTTAACTTTTCGTGAAATAAAATTGCTGTTCAGGGTAGGGCTTCCTGTAGGAGTCCAGAATTTGTTAATATCTCTGGGGCATGTATTTCTTAATGCTTTAGTCAATTTGTTTGGGAGTAGTGTAACTGCTGGTTTTGGTGCTGGTGTGCGTGTAGGTTCTTTCGCTATTTTGCCTGCTATGAGTGTAGGAATAGCTGTTGCTTCTCTTGTGGGGCAAAACATTGGTGCAGGTAAAGAAAAAAGAGTTAGAGAAGTAGTTATATGGGGTTCTATCTTGGGTGGGGGAATAAGTTTTTGCGTCACAGTTGTTGCTTTAACATTTTCATCTGAGCTTATATCCCTCTTTACGACTGATCAAAAAGTAATTGAAGAAGGGGTTACTTTTTTAAAATATGATGCTTTGGGATATGTGTTATTTGCAATTATTTTTGTTTTAGGCGGTGTGTTTAGAGGAGCAGGTGATACATTAGCAGTAATGGTTATGACGATTATTAGCATGTGGGGAGTAAGAATACCTTTAGCTGCTTATCTTTCTTTAAAAACTTCCATGGGGGTTGAAGGTGTATGGATGGCCATGCCCTTAGGGGCCTTAACCGGCTTAATCTTGCAATTCCTGTATTATAAACTTGGTTTATGGAGAAAGCGTGTAATAGCTGTTAGAAGCTATGGTAAAGAGTCTTGATTTAAATAGTAAATTTAGCTGGCGAGACAAATTTTTTCATGATTTTTTAAATGAAAACAATGTTTAAGCTTGACTTTTGGGTTTAGCCTTAATATAATATAACTGAAATCGCGGGGTGGAGCAGCAGGTAGCTCGTCGGGCTCATAACCCGAAGGTCGCGGGTTCGAATCCCGCCCCCGCAACCATTCTGTTATTTCTAATTGAAAGTGGCGGTGTAGCTCAGCTGGCGAGAGCATACGGCTCATACCCGTAAGGTCCAGGGTTCGAGCCCCTGCACCGCCACCAATTTATTTTTCATGCTTATTGATAAAGTTAAAAAATTTATTGACGAGCATAGGCTTTTTGAAAAGGGAGAAAAAGTACTTGTAGCTGTTTCAGGAGGAATAGATTCGGTTGTTTTACTTGACCTTCTTGTAAATCTTTCCCCTTCTTATGATTTTAAGCTCCATGTAATTCACCTTGATCATGGTATAAGAGGACTAGATTCTTATGAGGACGCTCTTTTTGTCGAAAAGCTTGCCTTGAAGTATGGGTTAAATTTTACTATTGGAAGAAGCGATGCTCGGCTGGGTAGAAAAGGGGAGACTCTTGAAGAGTCAGCAAGAAAAGTTAGGTACAGCTTCTTTAAACGTTGTTTGGAAACTGTTGGCGCAAATAAAATAGCTCTTGCCCATAACGCGGATGATCAAGTTGAAACTGTACTGATGAGGATTATAAGAGGTACTGGTCCATTAGGTCTTTGTGGTATGCGTCCCAAGACCTCTTTCTACGTAAGGCCTCTTTTAAAAGTGTGGCGATCTGAAATAGAGGCTTACTCTTCAGAAAAAGGTCTTGATTACAGGACAGATATAACGAATTATGATCCTTATTATTTTAGAAATAGGATACGATATCTTCTTTTGCCTATATTAGAGAGTTATAATCCATCCATTAAGGAAGGCTTATTAAGGCTCTCTGAATTGATGTGGATGGAGAGAGATTTTGTCGATAGTTTTATTGAAGCAGAGTTCGAAAGGAGTCTTCTCTTGCAAAAAGAAGGGGAAATTTGTTTTAATTCGGGAGCATTACGTGCAAATAGGTTTCTTTTTTCGGAGATTATTAGAAGGGCTATAGAAAGCCTAGTAGGAGACTTTTATGGTTTTTCTAAAGAGGATATAGATAGTGTTTGGGATAAAGGAAAGGGAGTATTTAATCTGCCTAGGCAGGTTGTAGTCAAGGATGATGGGGAAAAGATATGTGTTTTTCTAAGGAGACAAGGAGAGTTTCTTAAGAGGGAAGAATGGCTTTTTGAACTTAATGTGCCTGGGGTAACTAAAGTACCTCGAGGTATAATAAAGGCTGAATATGTTTCCTGTTTTAGAAAGTCGACAAGTGAGTTTGAGGCTTTTCTTGATGTTGATAAATTGAAATTTCCTCTTTTCGTTAGAAATAGAAAGGGTGGTGACAGAATTCAACCGTTAGGAATGAAGGGCAGAAAGAAACTTAAAAAGCTCTTTGCAGAGGCTTCTATTCCTATTGAAGAACGAGACGAGATTCCTATTGTTGTTGATAGAGACGGAGATATTGTGTGGGTTGGAGGAGTTAAAATTGCTGAAAAAGTAAAAGTGGATGAAAATTCAAAAAGGATATTGCACCTTGTATACTTGAGAGGTGATTCTGATTGAGACATTATGTAGGTGAGATTTTGATTTCACGGGAAGATATACAAAAGAGGGTTAAAGAACTTGCTGAAGTTATATCTAAGGATTACGAGGGCAAAGATCCTGTGTTTGTTGGGGTTCTAAAAGGAGCAATAATGTTTATGGCAGATCTTTTAAGAAACATCCCTTTTAGTGTGTATGTAGATTTTATGGCTGTTTCAAGTTATGGTAATTCTACTGAAACAAGTGGGATAGTTAAGATAGATAAAGATCTTGATACAGATATAAAAGGAAGACATGTGCTTATAGTGGAAGATATCATAGATTCAGGTTTAACCCTTCAGTATTTGTTAGGTCTTCTTTCATCAAGAATACCTGCTAGCCTAAAGGTTTGTGCGCTTCTTAGTAAGCCAGCAAGAAGGAAAGTGGAAATCCCAATAGCCTATTTAGGGTTTAACATTCCTTCTGAGTTTGTAGTTGGATATGGGTTGGATTTTGCTGGTAGGTATAGGAATCTTCCAGATATACGTATTTTACGATTTGAAGATCAGTAACAATTTGTGTATGGTATAATTTTTATAGGAGGTGTGTCTGGGATAAGAGATGAATAGACTTTTGAGGAATCTTGGGTTGTATCTAATTTTTATAGTTTTAGTTATTTCAATGGTTAATACCTTTTTTTCTCCCCAAGAGGGGATGAAAGTTTCTCAACGTTTAAGTTTTAGTACTTTTTTAAATGCTGTTGAGAATGGGTTGGTTAAAGAAGTTGTAATAGAGGAAAATACCGTTAAAGGAATTATGAAGGATGGAACTGTATTCACAGTTAATATAGTTAATGATCCTTCTCTTCCTCAGATATTAGCCAAAAAGGGTGTTAAAGTTGAGGTTGAACCGCCTGTAAAAACTCCCTGGTGGGCTCAGTTTTTCTCTTCTCTTTTCCCTACGTTGCTTTTGATTGGAGCATGGATTTTTATCTTATATCATATGCAAGGTGGCGGGGGAAAGGTTATGTCTTTCGGAAAAAGCAGAGCTAAACTTTTCCTTGATAACCGTCCTAGAGTTACTTTTAAGGATGTGGCTGGCATAGAGGAAGCAAAGGAAGAGCTTAAGGAAGTAATAGATTATCTTAAAAATCCTAAGAAATACCAAAGGATGGGAGCAAAGATCCCTAAGGGTATTTTGCTTCTGGGATCACCAGGAACGGGCAAAACTCTTCTTGCTAGAGCAGTTGCTGGTGAAGCGGAAGTGCCTTTCTTTTCTGTAAGTGGTTCCGATTTTGTAGAGATGTTTGTAGGTGTAGGAGCTGCGAGGGTGAGAGATCTATTTGATCAAGCAAGGAGGCATGCTCCTTGTATTATTTTTATAGATGAAATAGATGCTGTTGGAAGGCATCGTGGAGCTGGTTTAGGTGGAGGTCATGACGAGAGAGAACAGACGCTTAATCAGCTTTTGGTTGAGATGGACGGGTTTGATATGAATCAAGGAATAATATTAATAGCTGCTACTAACAGGCCTGATATTCTTGATCCTGCTCTTTTACGGCCTGGAAGGTTTGATAGACACATAGTGGTAGATAAACCGGATCTTAAGGGGAGAGAGGAAATTCTTAAGGTTCATTGTAGAGATAAACCTTTGGCTTCCGATGTAGACCTTAAAGTTATAGCTAGAAGAACACCAGGATTTGTTGGAGCAGATCTTGCAAATCTTGTTAATGAAGCAGCTCTTCTTGCAGCAAGAAGAAACAAAGATAAAATAACCATGGAAGAGTTTGAAGAGGCAATTGATAGGGTGTTAGCTGGTCCTGAGAGGAGATCGAGGCTTATAAGTGAAAAGGAAAAGAGAATAATAGCTTACCATGAAGCAGGCCATGCTCTAGTTGCTAGGATGTTACCTGGGGTAGATCCTGTTCATAGGATATCTATAATACCAAGGGGACACGCTGCTTTGGGTTACACTCTTCAGCTGCCTACGGAGGATAGATATCTTACTACTAAAACAGAATTGCTCAATAGGATTGCTGTTCTGTTAGGAGGAAGGGTTGCAGAGAAAATTGTGTTTGGTGACGTTACTACAGGAGCCCAAAATGATTTGGAAAGGGCTACTGCAATAGCGAGGGAAATGATATGTGAATATGGGATGAGTGAAAGACTTGGACCGCTGACTCTTGGTAAGAAGCATAGACAGGTTTTCTTAGGTAAAGATATAGTGGAAGATAGAAACTATAGCGAGGAAGTTGCCTATGCTATTGATCAGGAAATTAGGCAGCTTATAGATAAGTGTTATTCGATGGCTGAAAAAGTTATCTTAGAAAACATGGATAAACTTAAAAGGTTAGCTGAAACTTTATTAGATGTGGAAGTGTTGGAGGGGGATGATATAGATAAAATACTTGAGGGGAGAGAGCTTAGAGAGGATGATGGAGCTATAAAGTCTTTAGAAGAAAAGGAGAAGAGTTTGGAGGAAGACGTATTAAAGCGTCCTACTGTTTTTCCTAAACCAGCATGACTGAACGAAGGGAGGGTTTGTCTTGATCAATCCTAGTTTTAGACTTAAAAAGGGGTTAAGAGGAACCGCCCAAATAGTCGTTGATCGTAAACATCTGGCTACCGAGTTTATACAACCTTCGGTAGAGTCTTTAGGCACTCCTGTTCTTATAAATTTGATGAATCTTGCTGCCTTTAATGCTGTGAAGGATTATTTGCCGCAAGGCTATACAACGGTTTGCACTTATGTTAATGTGAGGCACATTTCAGCAACACCTTTGGGAATAGCAGTTACGGCTGAGGCTATTTTAGAGGAGATAGAAGGAAGCAGATTAACGTTTAAGGTTAGGGCGTATGATGAATTTGAGCTGGTTGGTGATGGAATAATAGAGAGGTGGATTGTTGAGGAAGATAAGTTTCTTAATAAGGTCCGTGAACGTAAAAAGGTTATCATGGAAGGTAAAAAGATGTAAATTTAATCTGAGTATTGGTTTTTGGGGAAGGGGGCTCCTCTTTCTGTAGAAAGAAGAGCCCCCTTACTTTCTGACTTGACGGAGGTGTGGTTTTAAATGATGAAGTGTATAAATAAAGAAAAAAACCTGCAGAAGTGTTCTTGTACTTATGAGCCTTGTTCTAAGAAAGGAATTTGTTGCGAGTGTCTAAAATATCATTTGAGTAATAGAGAATTACCTGCTTGCTTTTTCCCTCCGGACGTTGAGATGACCTATGATAGGTCTATAGAGAGATTTCTTTCTATACATAAGAGGTGAATCAGAGAGGCATGTCGAAATTTAAGTTAGTGGCACCATATCCACCCCAGGGAGATCAGCCTAAAGCGATAGAAAAGTTGGTTGAAGGGGTTAAGAAGGGGTATAGATTTCAGACTCTTTTAGGAGTTACTGGATC
Protein-coding regions in this window:
- the hpt gene encoding hypoxanthine phosphoribosyltransferase, with amino-acid sequence MRHYVGEILISREDIQKRVKELAEVISKDYEGKDPVFVGVLKGAIMFMADLLRNIPFSVYVDFMAVSSYGNSTETSGIVKIDKDLDTDIKGRHVLIVEDIIDSGLTLQYLLGLLSSRIPASLKVCALLSKPARRKVEIPIAYLGFNIPSEFVVGYGLDFAGRYRNLPDIRILRFEDQ
- the tilS gene encoding tRNA lysidine(34) synthetase TilS translates to MLIDKVKKFIDEHRLFEKGEKVLVAVSGGIDSVVLLDLLVNLSPSYDFKLHVIHLDHGIRGLDSYEDALFVEKLALKYGLNFTIGRSDARLGRKGETLEESARKVRYSFFKRCLETVGANKIALAHNADDQVETVLMRIIRGTGPLGLCGMRPKTSFYVRPLLKVWRSEIEAYSSEKGLDYRTDITNYDPYYFRNRIRYLLLPILESYNPSIKEGLLRLSELMWMERDFVDSFIEAEFERSLLLQKEGEICFNSGALRANRFLFSEIIRRAIESLVGDFYGFSKEDIDSVWDKGKGVFNLPRQVVVKDDGEKICVFLRRQGEFLKREEWLFELNVPGVTKVPRGIIKAEYVSCFRKSTSEFEAFLDVDKLKFPLFVRNRKGGDRIQPLGMKGRKKLKKLFAEASIPIEERDEIPIVVDRDGDIVWVGGVKIAEKVKVDENSKRILHLVYLRGDSD
- a CDS encoding DUF6485 family protein translates to MKCINKEKNLQKCSCTYEPCSKKGICCECLKYHLSNRELPACFFPPDVEMTYDRSIERFLSIHKR
- a CDS encoding VIT1/CCC1 transporter family protein, whose protein sequence is MNEVGKLLIEFQKDEITQSLLYERIAKSLKDENKKILENMALDERDHYERLKKYTGRDVFPQKYKLLKFFLLWKVFGLTFVIKLMEKGEERAREGYRKILSYIPEINKIFHDEEKHEKELTNMIDEKRLKYVSSMILGVSDAIVELTGAVAGLTFAFQNSELVGAAGMITGIAASLSMSVSEYLSQKSELEEGKSPISAAVYTGFAYIIAVFFLVIPFFIFEKVFLALGLSLLNALLIIALFCFFVSVVKEEAFKRNFFEMALLSFSVAGVSFVIGALARKFLGIEI
- the ftsH gene encoding ATP-dependent zinc metalloprotease FtsH, giving the protein MNRLLRNLGLYLIFIVLVISMVNTFFSPQEGMKVSQRLSFSTFLNAVENGLVKEVVIEENTVKGIMKDGTVFTVNIVNDPSLPQILAKKGVKVEVEPPVKTPWWAQFFSSLFPTLLLIGAWIFILYHMQGGGGKVMSFGKSRAKLFLDNRPRVTFKDVAGIEEAKEELKEVIDYLKNPKKYQRMGAKIPKGILLLGSPGTGKTLLARAVAGEAEVPFFSVSGSDFVEMFVGVGAARVRDLFDQARRHAPCIIFIDEIDAVGRHRGAGLGGGHDEREQTLNQLLVEMDGFDMNQGIILIAATNRPDILDPALLRPGRFDRHIVVDKPDLKGREEILKVHCRDKPLASDVDLKVIARRTPGFVGADLANLVNEAALLAARRNKDKITMEEFEEAIDRVLAGPERRSRLISEKEKRIIAYHEAGHALVARMLPGVDPVHRISIIPRGHAALGYTLQLPTEDRYLTTKTELLNRIAVLLGGRVAEKIVFGDVTTGAQNDLERATAIAREMICEYGMSERLGPLTLGKKHRQVFLGKDIVEDRNYSEEVAYAIDQEIRQLIDKCYSMAEKVILENMDKLKRLAETLLDVEVLEGDDIDKILEGRELREDDGAIKSLEEKEKSLEEDVLKRPTVFPKPA
- a CDS encoding MATE family efflux transporter, which translates into the protein MKIEINDFTEGKIVSHLILFSFPLIWGNFLQVFYNAVDSFWVGKFLGPRALAAVSVSFPLIFALVSLMMGISSATTTLVSQYFGAKKDEDLNKTIFSSLFLSVAIGVLITILGMIFKRSLLNIVNVPWDVFSLADVYFSICLLGFIPSFLYNIASAVLMGLGDSRTPVKILGYSTLLNIVLDPVFIFGLGPIPPMGIKGAAIATVISQAFSAFLCVSCIIKEKVLGLGGDSKVLTFREIKLLFRVGLPVGVQNLLISLGHVFLNALVNLFGSSVTAGFGAGVRVGSFAILPAMSVGIAVASLVGQNIGAGKEKRVREVVIWGSILGGGISFCVTVVALTFSSELISLFTTDQKVIEEGVTFLKYDALGYVLFAIIFVLGGVFRGAGDTLAVMVMTIISMWGVRIPLAAYLSLKTSMGVEGVWMAMPLGALTGLILQFLYYKLGLWRKRVIAVRSYGKES